A stretch of the Papaver somniferum cultivar HN1 chromosome 6, ASM357369v1, whole genome shotgun sequence genome encodes the following:
- the LOC113285714 gene encoding transcription factor MYB41-like, translating into MGRAPCCDKNGLKKGPWTPEEDQKLVDYVQKHGHGSWRTLPKNAGLQRCGKSCRLRWANYLRPDIKRGRFSFEEEETIIQLHSVLGNKWSTIAARLPGRTDNEIKNYWNTHIRKRLLKSGIDPVTHTPRLDLLDLSSILRSSICNSPQLMNISGLLGLQSLVNPDLMRLLNTLVTCQRGRQDYSLQNLQDNQVSKPQNQNHQFSSFQPNHQMQSSNHQQTPLLAASSTAAFAQFLNEAQQVLQGNEQSSSINLDSVNSQHTMRQNHNVGFTSNSTENVVHFQSNQDYGSDQVFINSLPGNSNFQLNNYINQDSFGLNSVLSTPTSSQTPMNSSNATEDERDSYCSDFLQFQIPDMLDINGFM; encoded by the exons ATGGGTAGAGCACCTTGTTGTGATAAAAACGGTTTGAAGAAGGGACCATGGACACCAGAGGAAGATCAGAAACTTGTTGATTACGTACAAAAACACGGTCACGGAAGTTGGCGCACACTTCCTAAAAATGCCG GTCTCCAGAGATGTGGAAAGAGTTGTCGTCTTCGATGGGCAAATTATCTGAGACCTGATATCAAAAGAGGAAGATtttcatttgaagaagaagagaccATAATTCAACTACACAGTGTATTAGGGAACAA GTGGTCGACTATCGCTGCCCGATTACCGGGAAGAACCGATAACGAAATAAAAAACTACTGGAATACCCATATTAGAAAAAGGCTTCTAAAAAGTGGAATAGATCCTGTTACTCATACTCCTCGTCTCGACCTTTTAGACCTATCTTCCATTCTTAGATCGTCTATTTGCAACTCCCCTCAGTTGATGAACATATCAGGATTACTGGGACTCCAATCACTAGTCAATCCAGACCTCATGCGACTACTTAACACTCTCGTTACTTGTCAACGTGGAAGACAGGATTATTCACTACAGAACCTTCAAGATAACCAAGTTTCCAAACCCCAAAATCAAAACCACCAGTTTTCATCATTCCAACCAAATCATCAAATGCAGTCTtcaaatcatcaacaaacaccaCTTTTAGCTGCTTCTAGTACTGCTGCTTTTGCTCAATTCCTTAATGAAGCTCAACAAGTACTTCAGGGCAATGAGCAATCCAGCTCCATAAATCTTGATTCAGTAAATTCTCAACACACTATGAGGCAAAACCACAACGTGGGTTTTACTTCTAATTCAACCGAGAATGTTGTTCATTTTCAGTCAAATCAAGATTACGGGTCCGACCAAGTATTTATCAACTCTCTACCTGGAAACTCAaattttcaattgaacaactacaTTAATCAAGATAGTTTTGGTTTAAATTCAGTTCTGTCGACTCCTACATCTAGCCAAACTCCAATGAATTCGTCTAATGCTACAGAAGATGAGAGAGATAGCTACTGCAGTGACTTCTTGCAGTTTCAAATACCAGACATGTTGGATATCAACGGCTTCATGTAA